One window of Methanomassiliicoccales archaeon genomic DNA carries:
- a CDS encoding DUF998 domain-containing protein: MKSRVLAGTLLFVATAQFVLFLNIAEAEYTGYSTHASLISDLGVWGEPSAIFFNLSVIAYSLLSLIAGVVLREDKGLSYIPWLLMVAGVGGLSIGIFPMTVWGVHDWGAVLAFVFAALAAVYCYWALSGPFRYISIVLGVISFFAMILYKGNVFLGLGAGGMERMIMYPILIWIAGLGTVLFTSKEPMKG, translated from the coding sequence ATGAAGTCCAGGGTTCTCGCCGGAACCTTGTTGTTCGTGGCGACCGCACAGTTCGTGCTCTTCCTCAATATCGCCGAGGCGGAATATACTGGTTACAGCACCCATGCCAGTCTCATATCCGACCTGGGCGTTTGGGGGGAACCTTCAGCGATATTCTTCAACCTGTCCGTCATCGCCTATAGCCTTCTTAGCCTCATCGCCGGGGTCGTCCTGAGGGAAGACAAAGGATTGAGCTACATCCCTTGGCTGCTGATGGTGGCCGGCGTCGGGGGGCTCTCAATCGGGATATTCCCGATGACGGTCTGGGGAGTACATGACTGGGGAGCGGTCCTGGCCTTCGTCTTCGCGGCCTTGGCGGCCGTTTACTGCTACTGGGCCCTTTCCGGGCCGTTCCGTTACATATCGATCGTTCTCGGGGTCATCTCGTTCTTCGCCATGATCCTCTACAAGGGTAACGTCTTCCTAGGCCTGGGCGCGGGGGGCATGGAACGGATGATAATGTACCCCATCCTAATCTGGATAGCGGGTTTGGGGACGGTCCTGTTCACTTCTAAAGAACCAATGAAAGGTTGA
- a CDS encoding DUF998 domain-containing protein → MKRRMLAGTLLFVAGAQFLLFLIIAETQYPGYSANENYISDLGVWEEWSAVFFNVSVIAFGLLGLIGGFILREDKGMSYVPWLLIVSGAGAIILGIFPETVWGLHKIGAFMAFICASSAAVCCFKAFSGPFRYIATFLGVLSFITMILSITNIFLGLGPGGMERMILYPIIIWMTSLGTVLYSSAESPEG, encoded by the coding sequence ATGAAGCGGAGGATGCTCGCCGGGACCTTGCTGTTTGTGGCAGGCGCGCAGTTCCTGCTCTTTCTGATCATAGCTGAGACGCAGTATCCCGGTTACAGCGCTAATGAGAACTACATATCCGACCTGGGCGTGTGGGAGGAATGGTCAGCGGTCTTCTTCAACGTCTCGGTCATCGCCTTCGGCCTTCTGGGCCTCATCGGCGGGTTCATCCTGAGGGAGGACAAGGGAATGAGCTACGTCCCTTGGCTGCTGATTGTGTCCGGCGCCGGGGCGATAATACTTGGAATATTCCCGGAAACGGTCTGGGGATTGCACAAGATAGGGGCGTTCATGGCGTTCATATGCGCGTCGTCGGCGGCCGTGTGCTGCTTCAAAGCCTTCTCTGGGCCGTTCCGTTACATCGCGACTTTCCTCGGTGTGCTCTCGTTCATCACCATGATCCTCTCCATAACGAACATATTCTTAGGCCTGGGACCGGGAGGCATGGAACGGATGATTTTATACCCCATCATAATCTGGATGACCAGCCTCGGAACGGTCCTTTATTCTTCCGCAGAAAGTCCTGAGGGATAG
- a CDS encoding zinc ribbon domain-containing protein: MTIYCPHCGIVLPDDALFCLKYGTKIISDKAKPAEASTSSVIAPSEALALKCPNCSAPIAPKFGEMVITCLYCGSTITLVNDGWRSVQKQTMLSIRFSEKEQIIEKIHALMDKGLLHRHLQEDSKLEDMSLSMIPYWIVSTSARTSIVASDMAAEAGQIATTMALAGLMGAALGGGRGRGGFGGPLLTGAVLGSTMGRGIGNVTKTQEIDNNYNFPIVALKAFTQYQPKDYSFALEERTFFDMAQVPKGIQIMNGDIGEEVARHQAKTLVDQLQSDKAHAHYHMIQQLHTQVDVSETELLHAPIWFARYDHEGNKIILVVDGNSGGVINSIGLG, encoded by the coding sequence ATGACCATATATTGCCCCCACTGTGGTATCGTTCTGCCCGACGATGCGCTTTTCTGCTTAAAGTACGGAACCAAGATAATTAGTGATAAGGCGAAGCCGGCCGAAGCGTCTACTTCTTCGGTAATCGCTCCCTCTGAAGCGTTGGCGCTTAAGTGTCCAAATTGTAGTGCGCCCATCGCCCCGAAGTTCGGAGAAATGGTGATCACCTGCCTGTACTGTGGGTCTACGATAACATTGGTGAACGATGGATGGAGGAGCGTCCAGAAGCAAACCATGCTATCGATAAGATTTTCTGAGAAAGAGCAAATCATCGAAAAGATACACGCTCTTATGGACAAGGGGCTGTTGCACAGGCATCTTCAGGAGGATTCAAAATTGGAGGATATGAGCCTCAGCATGATTCCATATTGGATTGTATCGACCTCAGCACGAACATCGATTGTGGCCAGCGATATGGCCGCTGAAGCCGGGCAAATTGCTACCACAATGGCTCTGGCCGGTCTAATGGGCGCAGCTCTCGGAGGTGGACGGGGCAGAGGAGGTTTCGGTGGCCCGCTCTTGACAGGTGCAGTGCTTGGAAGTACGATGGGCAGAGGCATCGGCAACGTGACCAAGACCCAGGAGATAGATAATAACTACAACTTTCCGATAGTGGCTCTCAAAGCTTTCACGCAATATCAGCCCAAGGATTATTCCTTCGCCCTTGAGGAGCGGACGTTTTTTGATATGGCCCAGGTACCTAAGGGCATACAGATAATGAACGGGGATATTGGGGAAGAGGTCGCTAGGCACCAGGCAAAGACCCTTGTGGACCAGTTACAGTCTGACAAGGCGCACGCCCATTATCATATGATCCAGCAGTTGCATACTCAAGTAGACGTTTCGGAGACCGAACTATTACATGCTCCGATATGGTTCGCTCGATACGATCATGAAGGGAATAAGATCATACTGGTGGTAGATGGGAACTCGGGCGGCGTGATCAATAGCATTGGGCTTGGATGA
- a CDS encoding DedA family protein has translation MNVVALVMSLIDVVVQFSLQIVELIGYLGIVFLMTLESVGIPIPSEVVMPAGGWLASDGTLNLYLVTFAGTLGCVIGSTIAYWIGLKGGRTTVLRYGHYFFLNEGHLDSTERWFKKYGAITIFLTRLLPIVRTYISFPAGMAKMKFWPFITLTAIGSAIWCFALAYIGYILGPNWNSISGNFNLLTTVVAVGLVLIFVTWFSLKYLKKRNLSKGE, from the coding sequence GTGAACGTTGTCGCCCTTGTAATGAGCCTAATCGATGTGGTCGTTCAATTCTCACTCCAGATCGTTGAGCTTATTGGCTACCTCGGTATCGTTTTTCTAATGACCTTAGAGAGCGTGGGCATACCAATCCCCAGTGAGGTCGTCATGCCGGCTGGTGGTTGGTTGGCCTCCGACGGAACGTTAAATCTTTACTTAGTGACCTTCGCTGGAACCCTCGGATGCGTGATTGGTTCTACTATCGCCTATTGGATCGGTCTTAAAGGCGGAAGGACAACGGTCTTGCGGTATGGCCATTATTTTTTCTTGAACGAAGGCCACCTGGACTCCACCGAACGCTGGTTCAAAAAATACGGGGCGATAACCATATTCCTGACTCGCCTGCTACCAATCGTCAGGACTTACATCTCCTTCCCGGCGGGAATGGCCAAGATGAAGTTCTGGCCATTTATCACACTTACTGCGATTGGCTCGGCCATATGGTGTTTCGCCTTAGCATATATAGGATACATCCTGGGACCGAACTGGAACAGCATCAGTGGTAATTTCAACCTGTTGACCACCGTCGTAGCTGTAGGCCTGGTACTTATCTTCGTTACCTGGTTTTCTTTAAAGTATTTGAAAAAGAGAAACCTTTCGAAGGGAGAATAG
- a CDS encoding flavodoxin domain-containing protein yields the protein MVAYDSVHGSTKAVAEAIAEQIRSEGHEAQMVFVKEPMERHIDGDLLFIGSPTRGGVMTKETKEFIESLDVKYWKGKNVVAFDTLGPLSRNPEKRKKALESLNDQSITAANKIKEICQGRGISVVRMMHFAVKSLWGPITPDGPEMAKEQTHKFLAEL from the coding sequence GTGGTAGCATACGACAGCGTGCACGGTAGTACCAAGGCGGTGGCCGAGGCCATCGCCGAACAGATTAGATCAGAAGGGCACGAGGCGCAGATGGTTTTCGTCAAAGAACCGATGGAGCGCCACATCGATGGGGATCTCCTGTTCATCGGCTCGCCCACCCGGGGTGGGGTCATGACCAAGGAGACCAAAGAGTTCATCGAGTCCTTGGACGTGAAGTACTGGAAGGGGAAGAATGTGGTCGCCTTCGACACCCTCGGTCCGCTGTCCAGGAATCCGGAGAAGCGCAAGAAGGCCCTGGAATCCCTGAACGATCAATCCATCACCGCAGCTAACAAGATCAAAGAGATCTGCCAGGGGCGCGGGATTTCCGTAGTCAGAATGATGCACTTCGCCGTCAAGAGCCTCTGGGGACCCATCACCCCGGACGGCCCGGAGATGGCCAAAGAGCAGACGCACAAGTTCCTGGCCGAACTTTAA
- a CDS encoding ABC transporter substrate-binding protein, translating to MQKSKMFAIVAVVIVVIAALGVALVFTNDDGDGQSDTTVTDSLGRTVEIPEEIDSIFCIGACSLRLVSYFDSVDKVQAIETAGTFNTRDDQTYYLINKGNFSALPQVATTAESILQLNPDLVITSTATDTGTADNLQTQTSIPVYAINANLEFGDAFYEQISSLGTLLGEQDRAAELNDGIADMIGEITSKATIASNMSAYACGMFYYGGSSFLKGSGDYLPFDYSNVTNAIGPAVNGQPYVITLETLLAADPDYIYIDSIGLSSCIDSINGYINDDTGLDNVSAIQNDKIYSVMVYKCYGTNWENQLVNAYFVASKMNGGLYSWNFEEKANEIIQLFYPDTTMTYSDIVDGQTGSGCGKVTL from the coding sequence ATGCAAAAGAGCAAGATGTTCGCCATAGTAGCCGTGGTCATCGTCGTCATCGCCGCGCTGGGGGTCGCCTTGGTCTTCACCAATGACGACGGCGACGGTCAATCCGATACCACGGTCACCGATTCCTTGGGCAGGACCGTGGAAATTCCAGAAGAGATCGATTCCATTTTCTGCATAGGTGCCTGTTCCCTGAGGCTGGTGTCCTATTTCGACTCCGTTGACAAGGTGCAGGCGATAGAAACGGCCGGCACGTTCAACACCCGGGACGACCAAACATACTACCTCATCAACAAGGGGAACTTCTCCGCACTGCCGCAAGTGGCCACCACCGCGGAAAGCATCCTCCAGCTAAACCCCGACCTGGTCATCACCTCCACCGCCACCGACACGGGTACCGCGGACAATCTGCAGACCCAGACCAGCATCCCCGTCTACGCCATCAACGCCAACCTGGAGTTCGGGGATGCGTTCTACGAACAGATAAGTTCCCTCGGCACGTTGCTGGGCGAGCAGGACCGGGCCGCGGAGCTGAACGATGGGATCGCCGACATGATCGGCGAGATAACCTCCAAGGCCACCATCGCCAGCAACATGAGCGCTTACGCCTGCGGGATGTTCTACTACGGCGGCTCGTCCTTCCTCAAGGGCTCCGGCGATTACCTTCCGTTCGATTACTCCAACGTGACCAACGCCATCGGTCCGGCGGTGAACGGGCAACCATACGTCATCACCCTGGAAACCCTGCTGGCCGCCGACCCCGACTACATCTACATCGACAGCATCGGCCTGAGCAGTTGCATCGACTCGATCAACGGTTACATAAACGACGATACGGGGCTGGACAACGTCTCGGCGATACAGAACGACAAGATATACTCGGTCATGGTCTACAAGTGCTACGGCACCAACTGGGAGAACCAGCTGGTCAACGCGTACTTCGTGGCCTCGAAGATGAACGGCGGCCTGTACTCCTGGAACTTCGAGGAGAAGGCCAACGAGATTATCCAGCTGTTCTATCCCGACACCACCATGACCTATTCCGACATCGTCGACGGTCAGACCGGCAGCGGATGCGGAAAAGTGACGCTGTGA
- a CDS encoding iron ABC transporter permease, whose protein sequence is MVMKTNGNEISHDHNGFEAFDIYEDDGDEGTQITRGYRGYVKRKRLFIGLGLLVLVLCVIIAAFNGPIDIPFADVVKYIFTFDTDGRGGVIWNIRMVRIFGAILAGAGLAVAGVVMQCILRNPLASPFTLGISSAAAFGASFAIIFLGAGSSVTSLVSISNPYVTTICAFLFSLLATGSILVLTKVTKVSAETMVLAGVAISAMFSAGLSFMQYIATDSQLGNIVAWTFGDLGKATWSWNYMIFLVLLPVTLYFFYKRWDYNAMEAGEDSAKGLGINTERERVVGMLLASVLSAVIVSFFGIIAFIGLLGPHIARLIIGSDHRHLIPLSIILGAIILIVADGVGQVILYPSVIPVGIITSMLGGPLFIYLLIRRYRS, encoded by the coding sequence ATGGTGATGAAGACGAACGGCAACGAGATATCCCATGACCACAACGGGTTCGAGGCCTTCGACATCTATGAGGACGACGGGGACGAGGGCACCCAGATCACCCGGGGCTATCGCGGCTACGTCAAGAGGAAGCGCCTCTTCATCGGTCTCGGCCTTCTCGTACTAGTCCTTTGCGTCATTATCGCCGCGTTCAACGGCCCCATCGACATACCGTTCGCGGATGTCGTCAAGTACATATTCACCTTCGACACGGACGGAAGGGGCGGGGTCATCTGGAACATCCGCATGGTGCGCATCTTCGGAGCCATACTCGCCGGCGCCGGCCTGGCTGTCGCCGGCGTGGTCATGCAGTGCATCCTGCGCAATCCGCTAGCGTCCCCGTTCACCCTCGGCATATCCAGCGCCGCGGCGTTCGGCGCGTCCTTCGCCATCATCTTCCTCGGGGCGGGCAGCAGCGTGACCTCCCTGGTCTCCATCAGCAACCCCTACGTCACCACCATATGTGCCTTCCTGTTCTCCCTGCTCGCAACGGGCTCCATACTGGTCCTCACCAAGGTCACCAAGGTCAGCGCCGAGACGATGGTGCTGGCCGGGGTGGCCATCAGCGCCATGTTCTCCGCTGGGCTGTCCTTCATGCAGTACATCGCCACCGACTCCCAGCTCGGGAACATCGTAGCCTGGACCTTCGGCGACCTGGGGAAGGCCACCTGGTCCTGGAACTACATGATATTCCTGGTCCTTTTACCGGTGACCCTGTACTTCTTCTACAAGCGGTGGGACTACAACGCCATGGAGGCGGGGGAGGACAGCGCTAAAGGGCTGGGAATAAACACGGAGAGGGAGAGGGTGGTGGGCATGCTCCTGGCCTCCGTCCTCAGCGCGGTCATCGTCTCCTTCTTCGGTATCATCGCCTTCATCGGCCTTCTCGGCCCGCACATCGCCCGCTTGATCATCGGGAGCGACCACCGCCACCTCATCCCGTTGTCCATCATCCTCGGCGCCATCATCCTGATAGTGGCGGACGGGGTCGGGCAGGTCATCTTGTACCCATCGGTCATACCGGTGGGCATCATCACCTCCATGCTGGGCGGACCGCTGTTCATCTACCTGCTGATCAGGAGGTACCGGTCATGA